The Betaproteobacteria bacterium nucleotide sequence GCGAATCCATCGCCACTGCCCGAGCCGGACGGCGCCGTCGCGGCTCAAGAATCGTCCGGCTGCGCCGATAGTGGGGCACGACAGGCACCCTGCACCGTGGCCAGGGCTTCAGCAATACTCTTGGAGGGACCCGCGTGACGATCTTTCGCAACATGACTCTGGGCATACGGCTGGGCATCGGCTTCGGCGTGGTGCTCGTTTCTCTTTGTGCCGTGTCGGTGCTCGGCGTGGCGGGCATGAGCCGCATCGGCGCGATGGCCGACCGCATCATCAACGAGGACTGGCGCAAGTCGCAGGCCGCGCATCGCGTGGCAGACGCGGCGCGCGCGACCTTCATCGTCGCGCTGCAGACGTTGCAGAAGACCGAGCAGACGCCCTTCACGATCTTGATCGAGCGGGATGCCGAGGCACGCAAGGCCATGGACCAGGCGATGGGCCAACTGGTGGTACTGGCCAAGGACGAAGCCGGCAAGGCGAGGCTCGACACGATGGAGAAGCAACGCAAGGCCTATGTCGAGGGCCTCGCCCAGGTCATGGAATTCGCCGAGACCGGAAAAGTCGTGCAGGGCGAGGCGGCCGTGCACCAGATGCTGCAGCCGCGCTTCTCGGCCTTGTCGAAGTCCGTTCGGGAATTGGTCGCCGCCAATACCGATCGGGTGGAGTCGAGCGGCGCCGAGCAGGTGGCCGCGATCGCACGGGCGCGCTGGACGATGCTCGCCCTGGGCGCATTGGCGACTGTCGTCGGCGCGTTGTTCGCCTGGTGGATCGTGCGCTCGCTCACCCGACCTCTGGCAGCGGCGGTTTCGGTTGCCCAGAGCATTTCCGAGGGCAGTCTCGACAGTGCGATCGAAGCGAAGAGCAAGGATGAAGTTGGCTTGCTGCTGCAGGCGCTGGCGAGGATGCAGGAAGAGCTGCGCAGCATGATCGGCGACGTGGCGCAAAGCGCCTCGGAAGTATCCGCTTCCGCAGGCGTATTGGCCGCCGGCGCCGGCGACAGCATCTCGCGGGCGCAGTCCCGCACCGAGGCGACCAGCTCGACCGCCGCGGCGATCGAGGAAATGACCGTCAGCATCGCCCAGGTCGCGGAGCATGCGCAGGAAGCCGCCGCCATTGCCGACAAGTCCAGTGCGCTCGCCCGCGAAGGCGAATCCATCGTGCGTGCGGCGAGCAGCGAAATGAACAGCATCGCGCAATCGGTGAAGCACGGCTCGCAGCTGGTCGAGACGCTCAATCGCCGCTCGGCCGAGATCAGCACCATCGTCAGGGTCATCAAGGACATCGCCGACCAGACCAACCTGCTCGCGCTGAACGCGGCGATCGAAGCCGCGCGCGCCGGTGAGCAGGGCCGCGGCTTCGCGGTGGTGGCCGACGAGGTGCGCAAGCTCGCGGAGCGCACCGGTTCGGCTACTTCCGAGATCGGCTCGATGATCGAGGCGATCCAGCGCGAGACCTCCAGCGTGGTGGAGACCATGCAGGCGGGCGGCGACAAGGTCGTTCAGGGCGTGAAGCTCGCCGACGAGGCCGCGGCCGCGCTGGAGAAGATCAACGCGCAGACGATGGAAGCGGTGCAAAGCGTCAACGCGATCGCTTCGGCCACCCGCGAGCAGCAGGCGGCGAGCAGCGACATCGCGCGCAACGTCGAGCGCATCGCACAGATGACCGAGGAAAGCGGCGCGGCTGCGCATCACAACGCGGATTCCGCAACGACCCTCGAGCGCCTTGCCAGCGGGCTGCAGAGCCGGGTTGCGCGCTTCAAGCTGTAGTGCTATTCCAGTCGCATGGCAGTCCGAGCCCGGACCGGTGGTCCGGGCTCGTGCGTTGTAGAAGGACGAGCAGTATGAATCGAGCGCCGGCTCGCGCAAGCGTTGGCAAGCGCCTTGCCGCGGCCCATATCGCGTGCCTTTGCGTCATCGCGATCGCCCTCGGGTGGGTGTCGATACGGTCCGCCCATGCGCAAACCTGGCGCGTGCAGGACCTGGTCGCGCAGACGATCGTGGCGGATGCGAACCAGCAGATCCCGCTGCAGGGGGTGAAGTCAGTCGAGCAGGCGCGGGTCGGCGATCTGCGCACCCTTCTGGACGTATACAAGAAGATAGAAAGCATCGCCGGCGTGCGGGCCGACTTGAGGATCGTGGCAAGCCGCACGGTCAATGCGCTCGCCATCGCCCGGCCGCCCACCGTGGTCGTCACGACCTCGATGCTGAACGTGATCGGCGACGACGAAGGATTGACCGCTGCACTGATCGGACACGAGCTTGCGCATATCTCGAAACGACATGGCTTCATTGCCGCGCAGAAAGCGCGGCAGCACGCTCGGGTGGGCGTTGCGGCAGGGCGCGAGGTGGCGGTCGAATCAGGCAGCGTTGCTAGCGGCGAGTTGGCGGCCCGACAGGTGTTTCTCGCGCTCGATTCGGCCTTCAGCCGACAGCAGGAAATCGAAGCCGATAAAGTCGGAACGGCGCTGCTGTCGCAGGCGAAGTTTCACCCGGATAGCACGCTGCGACTTTTCCGCACCATGATCGATCGCTTCGGCGCGCGCCCCACGGAATACCTCGATTCGCATCCTGGCCTGGAAGAACGCATCGTTTCGGCCGAGCCTGCCGTCATGGACGAGCACTTTCGGTTGCTCGCGGAACGATTGCACGAAGCACGCAACTGGCAGCGCCTGCTGCGCGCGACCGATTACTGGTTGCAGGCAAACGAGGGCGCAGCGCGCGCGTGGTACTACCGCGGGGTCAGCCTCGATGCGTTGGGGCGGCCCGGAGCGTTGCCCGCCTTCGAGCGAGCGGTGGCACTCGATCCACGCATCTCGCCGGCGCGGCTCGCCCTTTGCATCGAGTTGTTCCGCTCCGATCGGGCGCGCGAGAGCCTGTTGTGTTCGCAGCAGCTGGAGCAGATGGCCGACAAGGAGGCTTTCGGCGCGCAGACGTTTCAGCATCCGATTCATGTTCATGGCGTGCGCGGAACGCCTGCCGTGATCCAGGAGCGCATGAAGATCGTGCCGCATTGAAGATCCGGCAGTCACGCTGCCGGATCTCCTCGTAGCGGTGCCGCCCGACCCAGGCGCAACGATCGAGCGCCGGGTCGAATCGCCTCGTTCAGCCCTTGACCCGGGCGATGCGCAACACCTCGGGGACGCGGCGCAGGCTTCGCAGAATACGGGCCAGATGGTGGCGGTTACCGACCTGCAGCGTGAAGTGCATGGTGGTGTACTGGCTGCCGTCCTCCGGGTCCATCGCGACGTTCTCAATGTTCGAGCCCGCCTCCGCGATCGCCGCCGCGACCTTCGCCAGCACCCCACGCTGATTGGCGACCACGGTCTTGATGCTCACGTCGAACAGCTTCTTGGTCTCGGGCGACCACTCGATGTCCAGCAGCTTTTCGGGATCCAGCCGCATCTTGGCGAGCACCGGACAGTCGTGGGTGTGCACCACCATGCCGTGACCCTTGGTGATCATGCCGATGATGGGATCGCCCGGAATGGGGCGGCAGCACTTCGCCAGTTGCACGGCCATGCCCTCGGAGCCCCGGATCACCACCGGCCCGGAAGGCCTCAGGTCCACCGGCTCGCCGTCGGCGCCGCCTTGCGCGAGCAACTGGCGCGCGACCACCACCGCAAGCCGCTTGCCCAGACCGATGTCGGCGAGGATCTCGGTGGAGGACTTGGCGGCGGTTTCCTTCAGCATCTTTTCCCAGGGCGCTTCGCCGACCTCGGCCAGGCTCGTGTGCAATGCACCGAGCGCCTGGTTGAGCAGCCGTTCGCCGAGCTGGACCGACTCCTGGAAGCGCATCGTGCGCAGGAAGTGCCGGATGTGCGAGCGCGCTTTGCCGGTGACGACGTAGTTGAGCCAGGTGGGATTAGGCTTGGCGTGCGCCGCGGTGATGATCTCGACCCGGTCGCCGTTGCGCAGCTCCGAGCGCAACGGCATGAGATCGTCGTTGACCTTGACTGCCACGCAGCGGTTGCCGATGTCGGTATGTACCGCGTAGGCGAAGTCGACCGCGGTTGCCCCGCGCGGCAGCGTCATGATGCGGCCCTTGGGCGTGAAAACGTAGACCTCGTCCGGGAACAGATCGACTTTCAGATGCTCCAGGAACTCGACCGAGTCGCCCGATTCGGACTGGATCTCGATCAGGCTCTGCAGCCACTGGTGCGTTTTCTTCTGCAGCTCGGAGAGCGACGCATCCGAGCTCTTGTACAGCCAATGCGAAGCGACTCCGGCCTCGGCGATCTTGTGCATCTCCAGGGTGCGGACCTGCACCTCGATCGGCATGCCGAACGGACCGAACAAGGTCGTGTGCAGGGACTGGTAGCCGTTCGCTTTCGGGATGGCGATGTAGTCCTTGAACTTGCCCGGGATGGGCTTGTACAGCCCGTGCAGCATGCCGAGCGCGAGATAGCAGGTGGACACGTCCTTCACGATCACGCGCACGCCGTAGATGTCATGCACGTTGGCGAACGAAAGGTGCTTCTCGTGCATTTTGCTGTAGATGCTGTACAGGTTCTTCTCGCGCCCGGTGACGGTTGCCTCGATGCCCGCTTCGGAGAGCCGCCGCTCGATCGCGTCGCGGATCTTGCCGACCACCTCGCGCCGGTTTCCGCGCGCCGCACGCACCGCCTTCAGCAGCACCTGGTAGCGGCGTGGATAGAGATAGCGAAAGGAGAGATCCTCCAGCTCCTGGTAGATGCTGTTCAGTCCCAGGCGATTGGCGATCGGTGCGTATATCTCCAGCGTTTCGCGTGCGATGCGCCTGCGCTTGTCCTCGGGCAGGCCGTCGAGCGTGCGCATGTTGTGCAGCCGGTCGGCGAGCTTGATGAGCATGACGCGCACGTCGCGCGCCATGGCGAGCAGCATCTTGCGGAAATTCTCCGCCTGCGCGTCCTCGTGGGTCTGGAACTCGATCTTGTCGAGCTTCGATACCCCGTCGACCAGCTCCGCGACCGGTCTGCCGAAACGCTGGCTGATATCCGACTTGGAGACGTTGGTGTCCTCCATGACGTCGTGCAGCAGCGCGGCGGTCAGGGCTTGCGAATCGAGATGCCACTTCGCCAGGATGTTGGCGACGGCCAGCGGATGGGAGATGTAGGGTTCGCCCGAGCCGCGGAACTGCCCCTGGTGGGCCTGCTCGGAGAACTGGTAAGCCGATTCGAGTTGAGCGACGTCGTCCGGTTTGAGGTAACCGGACAGTTCCTGGAACAGCGTCGCGGCTTCAACCATCTAGCGCATTCGGCTCACCGGGCCCGGGACGGCGCCACGTGCCGTGCGCGACGCCCCGAAGCGGCCGGGGCGCGATCCTCAGGTCTGGGGCTTGTCCAGAATTTCGGCACCGTACTTGTGCTGTGCCAGCTCGCGCAGCGAAATGACGCTGGGCTTGTCGCGGTTGGCTTCCACCATGGGCGTCGAGCCCTGGGTGAGCTGGCGCGCGCGATAGGTTGCCGCCAGCGTGAGCTCGAAGCGATTCGGGATGATCCTCATGCAATCTTCGACGGTGATGCGAGCCATGGGGATTCTTTCTCTCAGTTTTGCGTCGGGCCGGATTGGACGGAAAGTTGCAGTGCGGTACGCAAACGCGCCGCGCGCACGATCGCGCACAGATCCTGCACGGCGGTAGCGAAGTCGTCGTTGATCATAACATAGTCGTATTCACAGGCATGGGCGATTTCCTCGCGCGCCGCCTGCAAACGGGCCGCGATCACCTCGGCGGCGTCCTGGCCGCGCAGCCGCAATCGTTGCTCCAGCGCCGCGATCGACGGCGGCAGCACGAATACTCCGATGCTGTCGGGGAAGCGCCGGCGCACCTGCGCCGCTCCTTGCCAATCGATCTCGAGCACGATGCTCGCTCCGGCCGCGAGCTGGCTGCGCACCCAGGGCTCGGACGTGCCATAGAAGTTGCCATGGACGAGGGCGCTTTCGAGCAATTCCCCGCGTTCGAGCATTTGTTCGAACTGAGCTCGCGTGACGAAGTGGTAATGCCTGCCCGGCTCTTCACCCGGCCGGGGCGCCCGGGTCGTATACGACACCGAAACTTCCACCTGCGCGTCTGCTTTGCACAGCGCGTGCACCAGGCTCGTCTTCCCGGCGCCCGATGGCGCGCTCACGATGAACAGCACACCGGGGCGACGGCGGGCGGCGTCGATTCGGTCGGATTCGGTCCGGGGAGCAGTCACTGGGCGGGGTCGATGCTGTCGGTGGCGGCAGTGTAGCGCATAGTGTCGTACCATCCGCCCGGGGGAAGGCATGAGCGATAACGCAACCGGGCAAACGAGCGAGCAGGCAAAATCCCGAGCCGGGGCAGGCGGCAACAACTTCTGGGCGATCCCGATCCTGCTCGCAGTGTGCGCGGCCCTGGTGGCGATGCCGGCGCCCGCCGGCCTGCCCGAAGCCGGCAAGCGCGTGATGGCGGTGGCGGTGCTCGCGATTGGCTTGTGGTGCACCGAGGCGTTGCCGGCCGGCGTGACCAGCCTGGTTCTCATCCTCGCGCTGGTGCTGACCGGCGCCGTGAGCGGTTTTCCCCAGGCGCTCGCAGGCTTTTCCGATCCGGTTGCGTACTTCCTCATCGGCGTGCTGACCATCGGGCTCGCCGTTTCCCGCAGCGGTCTGGCCGAACGGGTGGCGCGCTTCTTCCTGCGCCGCTCGCGCGGCAGCTCGCGCTCGTTCTATCTGCAGCTGCTGGCGGCCTTCCCGCTGCTCACGCTGATCCTGCCTTCGGCCACCACCCGCACCGGCATCCTGGTGCACGTCTACGAGCAGGCGCTGGAGATCGCCGGGGTGCCGCGGCGCGCACCGCTCGCGCGCGCGGTGATGATGGCGCTCAATTCCATCAATCGGCTGGCTTCCACGGTGCTGCTCACCGGCGGAATCACGCCGGTGGTGTCCGCCGCGCTCATCGGCGGCATCTACTGGAGCCAATGGCTGCTGCTCATGAGCGTGCCTTACATTGCATTGCTCCTCATCGGCTCGGCCTCGATCTATGTGCTCTATCGCGACGGCTTCGAAGAGCGCCTGCCGCCGCTGCCGGTCACCGCGCCCACGCCGCTTAGCGCTCGCGAGCGGCGCACCGTCGTCATCACCCTGTGCGCTTCCGCACTGTGGCTCACCGACGCGTTGCATCACTTTCATCCGGCGGTGCCGGCAGTGCTGGCCTGGACGCTCATTCTCACGCCCCGCATCGGAGTGCTGTCGTGGAGCGAGTTCGAGCGCGACATTGGCTGGACCAATCTCTTTGTCCTGGCCTCTTCGCTGTCGCTCGCCAAGGCGCTGGTCGCGAGCGGCGCAGCCGCCTGGATGGCCGGGTTGATCGTGGCCCAGGTGCCCGCGTTTCGCGATTCGCCGCTGCTGGTGATCGCCACGCTGCTCGTGTGCTCGGTGCCGCTGCGGCTGCTCATTCCCAACATCACCGGGTTTCTCGCCACCGCCATTCCGGTGGCGATGTCGATCGGTACGGCGGCTTCGGTCAATCCCATGCTGTGCGGGCTTGCGGTGATGATCGCGGGCGATGCCGTCCTGTACTATCCCGCCCAGAGCGCATCGTCACTGGCGGTGTACCAGCGTGGCTACCTGAGCGCCCCCGAGATCTTCCGTTTCGGTGTGTGGATGACGCTGATCGCCTTTGTCGTGGTGCTGGCGATTGCGATTCCGTACTGGACGGCGGTGGGCGAGCCGCTGCGCACCGGTTGAAGACAGGCGAGGGAACATGGCGACAGGAAAGAATGCGAACAAGGCCAGGAAGGGCGAAAACGGTCGCTGGCAAGGACATGACCGCGGGGCTCGACGCGATCGCTGCGGCCAATTGCCGCCGGATCCTCTCCGGCGGCATGGCGCGAACTCTGGCATTCGAGATCACGGCGCTCGCGCCGAGGAAGGTCGCGGCGCGGATGAGGTTGCTGCCACGGCACATGAATCACAACGGCCGGGTCAACGGTGGCGCCATCATGGCTTTCGCGGATCTGCTCGGTGCGCTCGGCGCGGCGATGCATCGCCCGGAAGGATACCGCGGCGGCACGCTGGAATCGAA carries:
- a CDS encoding HAMP domain-containing protein; the protein is MTIFRNMTLGIRLGIGFGVVLVSLCAVSVLGVAGMSRIGAMADRIINEDWRKSQAAHRVADAARATFIVALQTLQKTEQTPFTILIERDAEARKAMDQAMGQLVVLAKDEAGKARLDTMEKQRKAYVEGLAQVMEFAETGKVVQGEAAVHQMLQPRFSALSKSVRELVAANTDRVESSGAEQVAAIARARWTMLALGALATVVGALFAWWIVRSLTRPLAAAVSVAQSISEGSLDSAIEAKSKDEVGLLLQALARMQEELRSMIGDVAQSASEVSASAGVLAAGAGDSISRAQSRTEATSSTAAAIEEMTVSIAQVAEHAQEAAAIADKSSALAREGESIVRAASSEMNSIAQSVKHGSQLVETLNRRSAEISTIVRVIKDIADQTNLLALNAAIEAARAGEQGRGFAVVADEVRKLAERTGSATSEIGSMIEAIQRETSSVVETMQAGGDKVVQGVKLADEAAAALEKINAQTMEAVQSVNAIASATREQQAASSDIARNVERIAQMTEESGAAAHHNADSATTLERLASGLQSRVARFKL
- a CDS encoding M48 family metalloprotease; translated protein: MNRAPARASVGKRLAAAHIACLCVIAIALGWVSIRSAHAQTWRVQDLVAQTIVADANQQIPLQGVKSVEQARVGDLRTLLDVYKKIESIAGVRADLRIVASRTVNALAIARPPTVVVTTSMLNVIGDDEGLTAALIGHELAHISKRHGFIAAQKARQHARVGVAAGREVAVESGSVASGELAARQVFLALDSAFSRQQEIEADKVGTALLSQAKFHPDSTLRLFRTMIDRFGARPTEYLDSHPGLEERIVSAEPAVMDEHFRLLAERLHEARNWQRLLRATDYWLQANEGAARAWYYRGVSLDALGRPGALPAFERAVALDPRISPARLALCIELFRSDRARESLLCSQQLEQMADKEAFGAQTFQHPIHVHGVRGTPAVIQERMKIVPH
- a CDS encoding RelA/SpoT family protein, with amino-acid sequence MVEAATLFQELSGYLKPDDVAQLESAYQFSEQAHQGQFRGSGEPYISHPLAVANILAKWHLDSQALTAALLHDVMEDTNVSKSDISQRFGRPVAELVDGVSKLDKIEFQTHEDAQAENFRKMLLAMARDVRVMLIKLADRLHNMRTLDGLPEDKRRRIARETLEIYAPIANRLGLNSIYQELEDLSFRYLYPRRYQVLLKAVRAARGNRREVVGKIRDAIERRLSEAGIEATVTGREKNLYSIYSKMHEKHLSFANVHDIYGVRVIVKDVSTCYLALGMLHGLYKPIPGKFKDYIAIPKANGYQSLHTTLFGPFGMPIEVQVRTLEMHKIAEAGVASHWLYKSSDASLSELQKKTHQWLQSLIEIQSESGDSVEFLEHLKVDLFPDEVYVFTPKGRIMTLPRGATAVDFAYAVHTDIGNRCVAVKVNDDLMPLRSELRNGDRVEIITAAHAKPNPTWLNYVVTGKARSHIRHFLRTMRFQESVQLGERLLNQALGALHTSLAEVGEAPWEKMLKETAAKSSTEILADIGLGKRLAVVVARQLLAQGGADGEPVDLRPSGPVVIRGSEGMAVQLAKCCRPIPGDPIIGMITKGHGMVVHTHDCPVLAKMRLDPEKLLDIEWSPETKKLFDVSIKTVVANQRGVLAKVAAAIAEAGSNIENVAMDPEDGSQYTTMHFTLQVGNRHHLARILRSLRRVPEVLRIARVKG
- a CDS encoding DNA-directed RNA polymerase subunit omega encodes the protein MARITVEDCMRIIPNRFELTLAATYRARQLTQGSTPMVEANRDKPSVISLRELAQHKYGAEILDKPQT
- a CDS encoding guanylate kinase, with amino-acid sequence MVRHYALHCRHRQHRPRPVTAPRTESDRIDAARRRPGVLFIVSAPSGAGKTSLVHALCKADAQVEVSVSYTTRAPRPGEEPGRHYHFVTRAQFEQMLERGELLESALVHGNFYGTSEPWVRSQLAAGASIVLEIDWQGAAQVRRRFPDSIGVFVLPPSIAALEQRLRLRGQDAAEVIAARLQAAREEIAHACEYDYVMINDDFATAVQDLCAIVRAARLRTALQLSVQSGPTQN
- a CDS encoding hotdog fold thioesterase, giving the protein MRTRPGRAKTVAGKDMTAGLDAIAAANCRRILSGGMARTLAFEITALAPRKVAARMRLLPRHMNHNGRVNGGAIMAFADLLGALGAAMHRPEGYRGGTLESKTNFFASGTGEVIVAVCVPLHIGRTTSVWQTTVSDTAGLKIAMVTQTQMALPARA